The following proteins come from a genomic window of Salvia hispanica cultivar TCC Black 2014 chromosome 4, UniMelb_Shisp_WGS_1.0, whole genome shotgun sequence:
- the LOC125219746 gene encoding putative disease resistance protein RGA3 isoform X1: MTDAIISEVVGRIATILEDKIWYEVNLVRGVKDELLFLSKKLKTIREVLDDAEKRGVKDNSVKSWLKKLEATAYEMDDILDEWNYSLLKDKMEGSAEPEPTKQKIGCSFIRSSCLCFKKVSVRRDIAKKIETVKAMLEQIYKERNEFNFVISSSATDPVPTPWRVQSTHFVDLTKVHGEDIHKKKEDIVRKLMLNGGDTQILSIVGTGGLGKTTLAKLVYNDKRVKDCFELRIWICVSDPFDVARIAIGIVNEVGIETIPPNSNQLSLVLKKLEASISGKRFLLILDDVWTEDNTRWEPLKISLQCGASGSKILVTTRKETVAKMFRTLDDDMYHPNKLSEEECWSLLRDTSLPGKSDEECGKFEVFGKKIASKCNGLPLAAIVLGTLLQFKDLDGWKHIEKSEIWQLKKVEVELFPHLVLSYNELSPTFKRCFSYCAVYPKDHRIHAETLIEEWMAQGYLPCVRGTGTVELEGREYLENLAMRCLFQDIEKNKSGEHIEWCKMHDIVHDFARFLRNNDDKVRSCQVCDSSLVSHVQEYRSLSWSYGPPVDGRDKSCQVCDCMKSLRVLRIKRINSLIPVGIETLIHLRWLDCSWTILSKDDFEIICRLYFLQTLLLSYCKLTEIPREIENLVELRRLNLSGNKELKELPKSMCKLVELQSLFLEDCSLEVIPQQIGNLVQLRRLDLSWNEELKELPESMCKLVELRTLDLSWCSLEVIPQQIGNLDQLRRLDLSSNKRLKELPESMCKLVELRTLDLSRCSLEVIPQQIGNLVQLRELDLSWNGELKELPESMCSLVELQILRIAYIDIDYLPEGLGELSNLCTLGLSKFKVGSQYNKLGLLKKLYLCFTESLDLEIYWSSMSEMVELVEEARQAQLDTVLNLESLRICFKNEMNETEQSSSSMWMELLEALVPHYNLETLSIYDYKGLQACAFDVITPQLYKIYSSY; encoded by the coding sequence atgacGGATGCTATAATTTCAGAAGTGGTGGGGAGAATTGCAACTATCTTAGAAGATAAGATTTGGTATGAAGTCAATTTGGTCAGAGGCGTGAAGGACGagcttctttttctttccaagAAGCTCAAGACGATCCGAGAGGTGTTGGATGATGCAGAAAAGAGAGGAGTGAAAGATAATAGCGTCAAAAGTTGGTTGAAGAAGCTCGAAGCTACAGCCTATGAGATGGACGATATTTTGGATGAATGGAACTATTCTCTTCTCAAAGATAAGATGGAAGGTTCAGCTGAGCCCGAgcctactaagcaaaagataGGATGCTCCTTCATCAGATCTTCTTGTTTATGTTTCAAGAAAGTTTCTGTCCGTCGTGATATTGCCAAGAAAATAGAAACTGTGAAAGCTATGCTTGAACAGATTTACAAAGAGagaaatgaatttaattttgtcatcTCATCGTCCGCAACTGATCCAGTGCCCACACCTTGGCGAGTGCAATCCACACATTTTGTCGACTTGACGAAGGTGCATGGGGAGGATAtacataagaaaaaagaagacatAGTGAGGAAACTAATGCTCAATGGTGGTGACACCCAAATCTTGTCTATTGTTGGAACTGGGGGACTTGGGAAAACAACTCTCGCCAAACTTGTTTATAATGATAAACGAGTGAAGGATTGTTTTGAACTAAGGATATGGATTTGTGTTTCTGATCCATTTGACGTGGCTAGGATTGCAATAGGAATTGTTAACGAAGTGGGAATAGAAACGATTCCTCCAAACTCCAACCAATTGTCACTGGTATTAAAAAAGCTAGAAGCATCCATTTCAGGAAAAAGGTTTCTTCTGATACTTGATGATGTTTGGACAGAAGACAACACCAGGTGGGAGCCTTTGAAAATAAGTCTCCAATGTGGTGCATCAGGTAGTAAAATTCTGGTGACAACGAGAAAGGAAACAGTAGCTAAGATGTTCCGTACCTTAGACGATGATATGTATCACCCAAATAAGCTTAGTGAAGAAGAATGTTGGTCTTTATTGCGTGACACGTCTCTTCCAGGAAAGAGTGATGAGGAATGTGGAAAGTTTGAGGTTTTTGGCAAGAAAATAGCTAGCAAGTGTAATGGATTGCCCCTTGCTGCAATTGTTTTGGGAACACTTTTGcagttcaaggatttggatgGATGGAAACATATAGAGAAGAGTGAAATATGGCAATTGAAAAAGGTAGAAGTAGAGCTTTTTCCTCATTTGGTTTTAAGCTACAATGAACTGTCTCCAACTTTCAAGCGTTGCTTTTCATATTGTGCCGTCTATCCTAAAGATCACCGAATTCATGCGGAGACTCTGATAGAAGAGTGGATGGCGCAAGGTTATTTGCCCTGTGTTCGGGGAACTGGTACAGTGGAACTCGAAGGGCGAGAGTACTTGGAGAATTTAGCAATGCGTTGTTTGTTTCAAGACATTGAAAAAAACAAGTCAGGGGAGCATATAGAATGGTGTAAAATGCATGATATAGTACATGATTTTGCTCGATTTCTTAGGAATAATGATGACAAGGTGAGAAGTTGTCAAGTTTGTGATTCTTCATTGGTTTCTCATGTCCAAGAATATCGAAGTCTATCGTGGTCCTACGGACCTCCTGTCGATGGAAGGGACAAAAGTTGTCAAGTTTGTGATTGCATGAAAAGTCTAAGGGTGTTAAGAATTAAGAGAATTAACAGTCTTATTCCAGTAGGAATAGAAACGTTAATTCACTTGAGATGGTTGGATTGTAGTTGGACTATATTGTCAAAGGATGACTTTGAAATCATATGTAGGCTTTATTTCTTGCAAACTCTTCTCTTATCATATTGCAAGCTAACAGAAATTCCACGAGAAATTGAGAATTTGGTTGAGTTAAGGCGACTTAATTTAAGTGggaataaagaattaaaagagTTACCAAAGAGCATGTGTAAATTGGTTGAATTGCAATCTCTTTTCTTAGAAGACTGTTCTCTAGAAGTGATTCCACAACAAATTGGGAATTTGGTGCAGTTAAGACGACTTGACTTAAGTTGGAATGAAGAATTAAAGGAGTTACCAGAGAGCATGTGTAAATTGGTTGAATTGCGAACTCTAGACTTATCATGGTGCTCTCTAGAAGTGATTCCGCAACAAATTGGGAATTTGGATCAGTTAAGACGACTTGACTTAAGTTCGAATAAAAGATTGAAGGAGTTACCAGAGAGCATGTGTAAATTGGTTGAATTGCGAACTCTAGACTTATCACGGTGCTCTCTAGAAGTGATTCCACAACAAATTGGGAATTTGGTGCAGTTAAGAGAACTCGACTTAAGTTGGAATGGAGAACTAAAGGAGTTACCAGAGAGCATGTGTAGTTTGGTTGAATTGCAAATCTTGAGGATTGCATACATTGATATCGACTATTTGCCAGAAGGATTAGGTGAGTTGAGTAATCTTTGTACACTGGGACTGAGCAAGTTCAAAGTAGGAAGTCAATACAACAAGTTGGGATTACTGAAAAAATTATACCTTTGTTTTACTGAATCTCTAGATCTGGAAATCTACTGGAGTAGTATGAGTGAAATGGTGGAATTGGTAGAGGAAGCTCGACAAGCACAACTAGATACAGTCCTTAATCTCGAATCTCTCCGTATATGTTTCAAGAATGAGATGAATGAGACAGAGcagtcatcatcatcaatgtGGATGGAGCTACTTGAAGCTCTCGTGCCCCATTACAACTTGGAGACACTGTCAATCTATGATTATAAGGGGCTCCAGGCTTGCGCATTTGATGTCATCACCCCTCAActctataaaatatattcatccTACTGA
- the LOC125219746 gene encoding putative disease resistance protein RGA3 isoform X2 produces MTDAIISEVVGRIATILEDKIWYEVNLVRGVKDELLFLSKKLKTIREVLDDAEKRGVKDNSVKSWLKKLEATAYEMDDILDEWNYSLLKDKMEGSAEPEPTKQKIGCSFIRSSCLCFKKVSVRRDIAKKIETVKAMLEQIYKERNEFNFVISSSATDPVPTPWRVQSTHFVDLTKVHGEDIHKKKEDIVRKLMLNGGDTQILSIVGTGGLGKTTLAKLVYNDKRVKDCFELRIWICVSDPFDVARIAIGIVNEVGIETIPPNSNQLSLVLKKLEASISGKRFLLILDDVWTEDNTRWEPLKISLQCGASGSKILVTTRKETVAKMFRTLDDDMYHPNKLSEEECWSLLRDTSLPGKSDEECGKFEVFGKKIASKCNGLPLAAIVLGTLLQFKDLDGWKHIEKSEIWQLKKVEVELFPHLVLSYNELSPTFKRCFSYCAVYPKDHRIHAETLIEEWMAQGYLPCVRGTGTVELEGREYLENLAMRCLFQDIEKNKSGEHIEWCKMHDIVHDFARFLRNNDDKVRSCQVCDSSLVSHVQEYRSLSWSYGPPVDGRDKSCQVCDCMKSLRVLRIKRINSLIPVGIETLIHLRWLDCSWTILSKDDFEIICRLYFLQTLLLSYCKLTEIPREIENLVELRRLNLSGNKELKELPKSMCKLVELQSLFLEDCSLEVIPQQIGNLVQLRRLDLSWNEELKELPESMCKLVELRTLDLSWCSLEVIPQQIGNLDQLRRLDLSSNKRLKELPESMCKLVELRTLDLSRCSLEVIPQQIGNLVQLRELDLSWNGELKELPESMCSLVELQILRIAYIDIDYLPEGLDLEIYWSSMSEMVELVEEARQAQLDTVLNLESLRICFKNEMNETEQSSSSMWMELLEALVPHYNLETLSIYDYKGLQACAFDVITPQLYKIYSSY; encoded by the exons atgacGGATGCTATAATTTCAGAAGTGGTGGGGAGAATTGCAACTATCTTAGAAGATAAGATTTGGTATGAAGTCAATTTGGTCAGAGGCGTGAAGGACGagcttctttttctttccaagAAGCTCAAGACGATCCGAGAGGTGTTGGATGATGCAGAAAAGAGAGGAGTGAAAGATAATAGCGTCAAAAGTTGGTTGAAGAAGCTCGAAGCTACAGCCTATGAGATGGACGATATTTTGGATGAATGGAACTATTCTCTTCTCAAAGATAAGATGGAAGGTTCAGCTGAGCCCGAgcctactaagcaaaagataGGATGCTCCTTCATCAGATCTTCTTGTTTATGTTTCAAGAAAGTTTCTGTCCGTCGTGATATTGCCAAGAAAATAGAAACTGTGAAAGCTATGCTTGAACAGATTTACAAAGAGagaaatgaatttaattttgtcatcTCATCGTCCGCAACTGATCCAGTGCCCACACCTTGGCGAGTGCAATCCACACATTTTGTCGACTTGACGAAGGTGCATGGGGAGGATAtacataagaaaaaagaagacatAGTGAGGAAACTAATGCTCAATGGTGGTGACACCCAAATCTTGTCTATTGTTGGAACTGGGGGACTTGGGAAAACAACTCTCGCCAAACTTGTTTATAATGATAAACGAGTGAAGGATTGTTTTGAACTAAGGATATGGATTTGTGTTTCTGATCCATTTGACGTGGCTAGGATTGCAATAGGAATTGTTAACGAAGTGGGAATAGAAACGATTCCTCCAAACTCCAACCAATTGTCACTGGTATTAAAAAAGCTAGAAGCATCCATTTCAGGAAAAAGGTTTCTTCTGATACTTGATGATGTTTGGACAGAAGACAACACCAGGTGGGAGCCTTTGAAAATAAGTCTCCAATGTGGTGCATCAGGTAGTAAAATTCTGGTGACAACGAGAAAGGAAACAGTAGCTAAGATGTTCCGTACCTTAGACGATGATATGTATCACCCAAATAAGCTTAGTGAAGAAGAATGTTGGTCTTTATTGCGTGACACGTCTCTTCCAGGAAAGAGTGATGAGGAATGTGGAAAGTTTGAGGTTTTTGGCAAGAAAATAGCTAGCAAGTGTAATGGATTGCCCCTTGCTGCAATTGTTTTGGGAACACTTTTGcagttcaaggatttggatgGATGGAAACATATAGAGAAGAGTGAAATATGGCAATTGAAAAAGGTAGAAGTAGAGCTTTTTCCTCATTTGGTTTTAAGCTACAATGAACTGTCTCCAACTTTCAAGCGTTGCTTTTCATATTGTGCCGTCTATCCTAAAGATCACCGAATTCATGCGGAGACTCTGATAGAAGAGTGGATGGCGCAAGGTTATTTGCCCTGTGTTCGGGGAACTGGTACAGTGGAACTCGAAGGGCGAGAGTACTTGGAGAATTTAGCAATGCGTTGTTTGTTTCAAGACATTGAAAAAAACAAGTCAGGGGAGCATATAGAATGGTGTAAAATGCATGATATAGTACATGATTTTGCTCGATTTCTTAGGAATAATGATGACAAGGTGAGAAGTTGTCAAGTTTGTGATTCTTCATTGGTTTCTCATGTCCAAGAATATCGAAGTCTATCGTGGTCCTACGGACCTCCTGTCGATGGAAGGGACAAAAGTTGTCAAGTTTGTGATTGCATGAAAAGTCTAAGGGTGTTAAGAATTAAGAGAATTAACAGTCTTATTCCAGTAGGAATAGAAACGTTAATTCACTTGAGATGGTTGGATTGTAGTTGGACTATATTGTCAAAGGATGACTTTGAAATCATATGTAGGCTTTATTTCTTGCAAACTCTTCTCTTATCATATTGCAAGCTAACAGAAATTCCACGAGAAATTGAGAATTTGGTTGAGTTAAGGCGACTTAATTTAAGTGggaataaagaattaaaagagTTACCAAAGAGCATGTGTAAATTGGTTGAATTGCAATCTCTTTTCTTAGAAGACTGTTCTCTAGAAGTGATTCCACAACAAATTGGGAATTTGGTGCAGTTAAGACGACTTGACTTAAGTTGGAATGAAGAATTAAAGGAGTTACCAGAGAGCATGTGTAAATTGGTTGAATTGCGAACTCTAGACTTATCATGGTGCTCTCTAGAAGTGATTCCGCAACAAATTGGGAATTTGGATCAGTTAAGACGACTTGACTTAAGTTCGAATAAAAGATTGAAGGAGTTACCAGAGAGCATGTGTAAATTGGTTGAATTGCGAACTCTAGACTTATCACGGTGCTCTCTAGAAGTGATTCCACAACAAATTGGGAATTTGGTGCAGTTAAGAGAACTCGACTTAAGTTGGAATGGAGAACTAAAGGAGTTACCAGAGAGCATGTGTAGTTTGGTTGAATTGCAAATCTTGAGGATTGCATACATTGATATCGACTATTTGCCAGAAGGATTAG ATCTGGAAATCTACTGGAGTAGTATGAGTGAAATGGTGGAATTGGTAGAGGAAGCTCGACAAGCACAACTAGATACAGTCCTTAATCTCGAATCTCTCCGTATATGTTTCAAGAATGAGATGAATGAGACAGAGcagtcatcatcatcaatgtGGATGGAGCTACTTGAAGCTCTCGTGCCCCATTACAACTTGGAGACACTGTCAATCTATGATTATAAGGGGCTCCAGGCTTGCGCATTTGATGTCATCACCCCTCAActctataaaatatattcatccTACTGA
- the LOC125221429 gene encoding disease resistance protein RGA2-like, with translation MADAIISEVVGRIATILEDKIRYEVNLVRGVKDELQNLSKKFNTIREVLDDAEKRGVKDQSVKSWLKKLKATAYEMEDILDEWNYSLLKDKMEASAEPEPEQKIGCSFIRCSCLCFKKVSVRHDIAKKIENVKAMLEQIYKERNDFNFVISLPTTDPVPLPESQREQSTSSIDFNDIHGSGIFKKRDDIVKNMALNGGNTQILSIVGTGGLGKTTLAKLIFNHPHFDKNWLKIWVCVSKPFVVAVVAKNIVELVGKEKIPPNNDQKELALQKLKASVSGKKYILVLDDVWTEDEDKWKDLKINLGYGAAGSKILVTTRNEGVAKMMGTLDDDIYHPKELNSEECWSLLCASSLAGKSKEEYKKFENVGKKIASKCKGLLLQLFWGDFCGSRIWKSEIWQLNNEEVKLFPHLVLSYNELSPVLKRCISYCVVYPKDHRMHAGTLIEEWMALGYIRSDSGNGALELKGRENLRNLAMRSLFQDIEKSELGDEIEWCKMHDIVHDFALFLRKKDDKESSCQVCESSLISHVQEYQSLPLDYKPPVDERDRICHVCGCMKSLRVLRTTRIYSTIPLGIETLIHLRWLDCSYTALSKDGLEVVCRLYFLQTLLLSHCELTEIPQ, from the coding sequence ATGGCGGATGCTATAATTTCAGAAGTGGTGGGGAGAATTGCAACTATCTTAGAAGATAAGATTCGGTATGAAGTCAATTTGGTTAGAGGCGTGAAGGATGAGCTTCAAAATCTTTCCAAGAAGTTCAACACGATCCGAGAGGTGTTGGATGATGCAGAAAAGAGAGGAGTTAAAGATCAAAGTGTCAAGAGTTGGTTGAAGAAGCTCAAAGCTACTGCTTATGAGATGGAGGATATTTTGGATGAATGGAACTATTCTCTTCTCAAAGATAAGATGGAAGCTTCGGCTGAGCCTGAGCCTGAGCAAAAGATAGGGTGCTCCTTCATCAGATGTTCTTGTTTATGTTTCAAGAAAGTTTCTGTTCGTCATGACATTgccaagaaaatagaaaatgtgaaAGCTATGCTTGAACAGATTTACAAGGAGAGAAATGACTTTAATTTTGTCATCTCTCTGCCTACAACTGATCCTGTGCCGCTGCCTGAGTCTCAAAGAGAACAATCCACATCTTCAATTGACTTCAATGATATCCATGGGTCTGGCATATTTAAGAAAAGGGATGACATAGTGAAGAATATGGCGCTTAATGGTGGTAATACTCAAATTCTATCTATAGTAGGGACAGGGGGGCTTGGGAAGACGACCCTCGCCAAGCTTATTTTTAACCATCCCCACTTCGATAAGAATTGGTTAAAAATTTGGGTATGTGTCTCAAAACCTTTTGTTGTAGCTGTGGTTGCCAAAAATATTGTTGAGCTTGTGGGAAAGGAAAAGATTCCTCCAAATAACGACCAAAAAGAATTGGCATTACAAAAACTAAAAGCATCAGTTTCAGGAAAAAAGTATATTCTAGTCCTTGATGATGTTTGGACAGAAGACGAAGACAAATGGAAGGACCTGAAAATCAATCTCGGATATGGTGCAGCAGGGAGTAAAATTTTGGTGACAACGAGAAATGAAGGAGTGGCAAAGATGATGGGTACCTTAGACGATGATATCTATCACCCAAAAGAGCTTAATTCTGAAGAGTGTTGGTCATTATTGTGTGCCTCATCTCTTGCAGGAAAAAGCAAGgaggaatataaaaaatttgaaaatgtggGCAAGAAAATAGCTAGCAAGTGTAAGGGATTGCTGCTGCAGTTATTTTGGGGAGACTTTTGCggctcaaggatttggaagAGTGAAATATGGCAATTGAATAACGAGGAAGTCAAGCTTTTTCCACATTTGGTTTTGAGCTACAATGAATTGTCCCCTGTTCTCAAGCGTTGTATTTCATATTGTGTCGTCTATCCTAAAGATCACCGAATGCATGCGGGGACTCTTATAGAAGAGTGGATGGCACTAGGTTATATACGCTCTGATAGTGGAAATGGTGCATTGGAACTCAAAGGGCGAGAGAACTTGAGAAATTTAGCAATGCGTAGTTTGTTTCAAGACATTGAGAAAAGTGAGTTGGGGGATGAGATAGAATGGTGTAAAATGCATGATATAGTACATGATTTTGCTCTATTTCTTAGGAAGAAAGATGACAAGGAGAGTAGTTGTCAAGTTTGTGAGTCTTCATTGATTTCTCATGTCCAAGAATATCAGAGTCTACCGTTGGATTACAAACCTCCTGTTGATGAAAGAGACAGAATTTGTCATGTTTGTGGTTGCATGAAAAGTCTTAGGGTGTTAAGAACGACAAGAATTTACAGTACTATTCCACTAGGAATAGAAACGTTAATCCACTTGAGATGGTTGGATTGTAGTTATACTGCATTGTCAAAGGATGGCCTCGAAGTCGTATGTAGGCTTTATTTCTTGCAAACTCTTCTCTTATCACATTGCGAGCTAACAGAGATTCCACAATAA
- the LOC125221430 gene encoding uncharacterized protein LOC125221430, whose amino-acid sequence MQPQENIEEAWKRLKYLMKRFPNHSLSPGQQVITFYRGATPEAVRELNMSAGGSLLRLGEEESLKVIERVASNDEGWKNERSKTYMVASTSDIDRMDMMSKQLDFLTNKLGFMGTELSGLEIKDVNYVHHGGNNMNYNNYRQNQGGGNFNNFGNRAHPNLSYWNPNNSLQPPPGFQVSNGQVIETKKNELGDVLMAFMKQTGECMTNSDKRLKQVEAEVQDLSTHVKSLDNQMSQIAQSVSKLHTPGQFPGQPIVKPKDCKAIHLRSDRNYEGPSMPETAVEKEVEAKEVPEEEKEEEEIEAESPNMSSEVQPEAIVLPKPKEVKIPFPQVVQKRKLDEKFAKFLEIFKRVHLNIPLIEALQQMPGYLKFLKEIMSKKKKLVDYETVSLTENCSAIIQQKMPAKRKSSKELQHLLCDRE is encoded by the coding sequence ATGCAGCCTCAGGAGAATATTGAAGAGGCATGGAAGAGATTAAAATATCTGATGAAGAGATTCCCCAACCACAGTTTAAGCCCGGGACAACAAGTCATAACTTTCTACAGAGGAGCCACTCCAGAGGCAGTGCGCGAATTGAATATGAGTGCAGGGGGGTCACTCCTTAGGTTGGGAGAAGAAGAGTCCCTAAAGGTGATTGAAAGGGTAGCTTCCAACGATGAGGGATGGAAGAATGAGAGAAGCAAGACCTACATGGTAGCATCCACGTCGGACATTGACAGGATGGACATGATGTCCAAGCAGCTAGACTTCTTGACAAACAAGCTAGGCTTCATGGGAACAGAGCTATCTGGGCTCGAAATTAAAGATGTGAATTATGTGCATCACGGCGGCAACAACATGAATTACAACAACTACCGCCAGAATCAAGGAGGTGGTAACTTCAACAACTTTGGAAACAGGGCACATCCCAACTTGTCCTATTGGAATCCTAACAATTCCCTGCAGCCACCACCGGGATTCCAAGTGTCGAATGGTCAAGTCATTGAGACGAAGAAGAATGAGCTTGGAGATGTCTTGATGGCGTTTATGAAGCAAACAGGGGAGTGTATGACCAACTCCGATAAGAGGCTGAAACAGGTAGAGGCAGAGGTGCAAGACTTAAGCACTCACGTGAAGAGTCTTGACAATCAAATGAGTCAGATAGCTCAATCTGTGAGTAAATTACATACTCCCGGCCAATTTCCAGGGCAACCAATTGTGAAGCCCAAAGATTGTAAGGCGATTCATCTTAGGAGTGACAGAAACTATGAGGGTCCTTCTATGCCAGAGACCGCAGTTGAAAAGGAAGTCGAAGCTAAGGAAGTGCcggaagaagagaaagaagaagaggagatagAGGCGGAGTCACCTAATATGTCATCCGAGGTTCAACCCGAGGCAATTGTTCTACCCAAGCCAAAGGAAGTTAAAATTCCTTTCCCTCAAGTGGTGCAAAAGAGGAAGTTAGATGAAAAGTTTGCGAAATTTCTTGAGATCTTCAAGAGGGTGCACCTCAACATACCTCTCATTGAGGCTCTCCAACAAATGCCCGGCTACCTCAAGTTCTTGAAAGAGATTATgtccaagaagaagaagttggtTGATTATGAAACCGTGAGCTTGACCGAGAATTGTAGTGCAATCATCCAACAAAAGATGCCGGCAAAGAGGaagtcttcgaaagagcttcaaCATCTCTTGTGTGATCGGGAATGA
- the LOC125221431 gene encoding UDP-glucosyltransferase 29-like: protein MESNEASLSILMFPWLAHGHVFPYLELAKNLTKHNFTIFFCSTPIILQSLPLPHHLPITLIPLHLPSPPELPPDLHTTKHAPPHRMPLLRETFHASKAAFSAILASLRPDILIYDAFQPWAAEAAAKSEIPAVHFATTGAATYSFFYHPRLPPPPTSTSTPASWKPFWLLALISETATSSVRGFPTSRGPATSS, encoded by the coding sequence ATGGAGTCAAATGAAGCAAGTCTCTCCATCCTAATGTTCCCATGGCTAGCACATGGCCATGTCTTTCCCTACCTTGAGCTAGCCAAGAATCTCACCAAACACAACTTCACCATCTTCTTCTGCTCCACTCCCATCATCCTCCAATCCCTCCCTCTCCCCCACCACCTCCCCATCACCCTCATCCCCCTCCACCTCCCCTCTCCGCCGGAGCTCCCTCCGGACCTCCACACCACGAAGCACGCGCCGCCACACCGCATGCCCCTCCTCCGCGAAACATTCCACGCCTCGAAGGCCGCCTTCTCCGCCATCCTCGCCTCCCTCCGCCCCGACATCCTCATCTACGACGCCTTCCAGCCCTGGGCCGCTGAGGCCGCCGCCAAGTCTGAAATTCCCGCCGTCCACTTCGCCACCACCGGCGCCGCCACCTACTCCTTCTTCTACCATCCTCGCCTCCCTCCGCCCCCGACATCCACCTCCACTCCCGCGAGCTGGAAGCCCTTCTGGCTGTTGGCTCTAATCTCAGAGACAGCGACCAGCTCAGTGAGGGGTTTCCCCACTTCACGCGGTCCCGCGACGTCATCCTGA